In Monodelphis domestica isolate mMonDom1 chromosome 1, mMonDom1.pri, whole genome shotgun sequence, the sequence CTGCGTGATGCACATCTGTTCCACCACTCGCTCCATGATCTTGATATCCGTTTCAGTGAAGTTCTCCCCtttggtagtggtggtggtggtgtgttgCTTCACCGTTATGTTGACACAGTCATGCACAAAATTGTTCTGGTTGTTGTACTGATCAATGGGCCGATACATGACTTGGTTGGGATAGCGATATTGGTTTTCACGATAGTAACGGTCTTCGTAATCATTGCCAAAGTGCATGATGGGCCTGCTCATGGCACTCCCCAGCATGTATCCACCAAGCCCTCCTACAACTgccccagcagcagcagccccAGCCACATGTTTCATGTTGGTTTTGGGTTTATCTGGTTTCCACTTCTGGTTGTAGCTGCTACCGGCTTGACCCCAGTTGGAACCCCCTGGATGGGGCTGTCCCCAGTTGGAACCCCCTGGATGGGGCTGGCCCCAATTGGAACCCCCAGGACGTGGCTGACCCCAATTGGAACCCCCAGCATGGGGTTGACCCCAATTGGTGCCACCTCCCTGAGGATGTCCCCAGCCTCCAGACTGGCCAGGATAGCGGTTGCCTCCACTGTTCCATCCCCCTCCAGGTCTTGGCTTCGGTTTCTTACAGAGAGTCAGATCACTCCAGGTCATAATAAAAAGAGCCAAGAACCAGTATCCCAAGTGGATTTTCCCCATGGTAGCtgatctgcaaaaaaaaaaaagaagaagaag encodes:
- the PRNP gene encoding major prion protein precursor (The RefSeq protein has 1 substitution compared to this genomic sequence), with protein sequence MGKIHLGYWFLALFIMTWSDLTLCKKPKPRPGGGWNSGGNRYPGQSGGWGHPQGGGTNWGQPHAGGSNWGQPRPGGSNWGQPHPGGSNWGQPHPGGSNWGQAGSSYNQKWKPDKPKTNMKHVAGAAAAGAVVGGLGGYMLGSAMSRPIMHFGSDYEDRYYRENQYRYPNQVMYRPIDQYNNQNNFVHDCVNITVKQHTTTTTTKGENFTETDIKIMERVVEQMCITQYQNEYRSAYSVAFFSAPPVTLLLLSFLIFLIIPDAHSVEAIS